The segment AGAACGTAGACGCCTATCCCCAGGCTGACAAGGCCTTGGCTCAACATCCAGGCGAGCGCGACCCCGATCAGACCGAACACGTCCAGAAACACGTACGCCAGTCCCACGATGACGAAGGCGTTGAACATGGGGATGGCTATTATCGGCCTCAGCCTCTTGAGAACCCGCCTCGTTGCCATGAAGATGCTGTTGAAGGTGATGAAGACGCTGGAGAGCGCGAACACCTGCAGCAGGAGCAGCCCCCCGGCCGAGTACTCCTTTCCGAAGAGAAGGAGCAGGTACTCGCCGAGGAGAAGGACAATGACCACGGCTGGTATCAGAAGAATGAATACGAACTTCAGCGCCTTCCGCACGTTGCTCTTCAGCTCCCTCTCGAAGTGCGAACCCTCCGCGAAGAGGGACAGGGTCACCGCGTACGCTATCGCGAAGATGAGACCGGAGATCATGAGCGCGAAGTAGTAGTACGCAACGTTCTCACCTGCGACCTCCAGTCCCTGCGGGCCGAAGAAGTTGAGTATGACAAGCGGGAGCAGGAAGGCGGGCATCCCGCCGAAGATCTCCGCCACGTAGTTCCCCGCCGAGTAGCGGACCATCTTACCGATCGCGCTCTTCTTCACCGTCGGCACCGGCCGATACCCGGGGTTCACGCGTGGCATCAGCACGAACAGACCGAACAGCACTGTCAGAAGAAAGGCAACGCTCATGGAGGCAAATATCCCGAATGCCCCTAGCCCGAACAGGAGGAAGAACACCGCCGGAAAGGCAATCCTGGACCCGCTGATCAGACTCCCGATGAAGACGTACTCCGCCTTCCTTCTGGCAACGAAGACCTGGTTCATCAGCGGGAAGAGGACGAAGACAACGGAGAAGAGCACAAAGGCCACGAGGAAGACCGGGTTCTCGCGGATGAAAGTGAGCTTCTCGGCCCAGATGTCCAGGCCGGCGAGGAAGACTATGGAAACGAGGATGACCATCCCGCCGCTGATCGTGAAGCAGGTGTTGATCAGGTCCTTCGAGTTCTTCCCTGCATTGGGGAGGAACCTGATCAGTCCCACGTCGAACCCCAGCTTCGAGAGCATGGCGAGGAAGACTATGGCCTGGAGCGTCACAACCGCCAGTCCCGCCTGGAACGGCTCGTAGTACCGTGCGACGACAATCCAGAAGACGAATCCGAGGCCGCTTGCGGCGACCGTGTTCGCCATCAGGAAGATCGCGTTCTTGTAGAGCGGCGTCCTCAGGAATTCAGGTAGTCTGCGAATGTACTCTCCGACGAATGCCATGATCCCACTTTCTGCGTCCGTGCCTCGATATCCGTGATCTCAAGAGCGGTCGACCAGCTCCTGACCCGCGCTCACTAGAACCGCTTTGCTTTTAAACGTTTCTCAGCTGTTCCCAAGCGCGTCAACTATCCTCGCGGAGGCCGTGCCGTCCCCGTAGGGGGATGGAGAGGTCGGGCTCTCGCCCTTCTCCGTGTAAGCGTTGATCGCGGCCAACGCTCTCTTCGAGTCGGTCCCCACGACCTCACAGTAGCCGGCCTCGACTGCTTCTGGTCTCTCGGTCGACGTCCTGAGCACAAAGACCTTTTTTCGTATGTTCGGGGAGGTCGCCTCCTCCTGGATGCCTCCAGAGTCCGTTAGTATGAACTCGCACCCTCTCATGAGGAGGAGGAAGTCGAGGTAGCCGACCGGTGGCAGGAGCTGGACGTTCTCCGATCGGGAAAGACCGTCGTAGAGGCCGAACTCCTTCAGCATCTTCACCGTCCGTGGATGAATCGGATAGACCACGGGAACGGGAGACCCTAGAAACGTCTCAACGAACTCCGAGAGAACGTCGCGGTCGTCCACGTTCTCCTTCCTGTGGGCCGTCGCCAGGCAGAATCTCTCGAACCCGATCTTGTCCAGGATGTCCGACTTCTCCGCGGCGACCTCCATGAAGGTCATGCAGGCATCGATGACCGTATTGCCCGTCACCCAGATGCGTCCCCAGACGTTCTCCTTCTTCAGGTTCTCCTCGGCTGCCGTGGTCGGAGCGAACAAGAAGCTCGAGAGGTGGTCGGTGAGCTTCCTGTTGTGCTCTTCTGGCATTCTCAGATCGTGGCTTCTGAGACCCGCCTCGACATGGCCAACGTCGATCCCCATCTTTGCGGCTGCCAACGCGCCCGCCAGGACGCTGTTTGTGTCTCCCTCAACAAGAACAACATCGGGCTCGGTCTCGCCAAACGTTCTCTCGAGCTTCACCAGGGCCTCTCCGGTCTGCACAGCCTGACTGCCCGAGCCGACATCGAGCGTGCGGTCAGGGTCCGGGAGACCCAGGTCATTGAAGAAGACCCCGGAGAGCTCCCTGTCGTAGTGCTGGGCGGTGTGTATGATGTCGAAGTCCATCTGCCTTCTCTTCAGTTCAAGCACTATGGGTCCCATCTTGATGATCTCGGGTCTTGTGCCCACAACGAGCGATATCATGACGGTCTGCGTAGGCTGGAACCCGCATAAAAGCTCTTCTACGACGGAATGTGTCACAGAACAACTTGGCAGTGGAGAGACGGCGAAGGCGACCAGCCAGACTTACGTTCCTCCCTCGGGACCCTCGACATTGAACCTGCCCAGGAACAGGAGGAGGGCGAGGTAGACGAGGATGATCGCGCCCACGACCTCTCCCGCCATGGCGTAGGGGCTCGCGGTGAGGTGCCCCCAGCTGAACTCTCCGGTGGGGAAGCCGAGACCGTAGGCGGGCCAGAGGAGTATCTCAGGGTCTTCCCACATGAGGTCGAGGAGGAGATGTATCCAGACGGCGAGGGTGAAGAGCAGGGGCAGGAACGATGTCGCCAGCTCCCTGCGGGTCGCCCAGCGCCACGCGACGAGAGAGACGGCCATGACGATGACGGAGAACAGGAGCGTGTGGGCGAACAGCCTGCCGCCCCCCTGAAAGCCGTAGAGCAGCCCGATCGGCTTGTCGATCAGGTCTGGGAGCACTGCCGCCACTCCGACGATTATGACGAACGTCTTCGGGTCCGGGCTCTTTTTCAGAATGCGCACGAGGGCGAACGCGACGCCCAGCGCTATCCCGACGTGACCCAAAGGGAACATTTCGCCACTGGAAGAGCGACTTAGCAGAAATCGTTTGTGTTCGAGGGCCCACGCGCATGCATGTTCTGTGCGCCCTCCGTGATTCGAAGCGCCTCGGTCGGAGATGCAGCCTACGCGCCGTCGTCGGGACCCGTCTTCAGCCGCCCGTCGAAGAGGAAGAACTTCTTCTCGATGTGGTCGTACAGCAGCGGGTCGTGCGAGGCGACTATCACGGTCGCATCGAAGCCCTCCCTTATCCTCCTGAAGGCGTCCAGGACCATCTCGCAGCTCTTGGAGTCCAGCGACGCGGTGGGCTCGTCCGCGAGCAGTATCGCCGGGTCGTTCGCCAGCGCCCTCGCGATGGCCACCTTCTGGCTCTCGCCCCCGCTGATCTCCCCCGGTCTTTTCTTGGCGAGGGTGTCCAACTCGAAAGCGGCCAGCAGGCTCTTCGCCTTGGCGTCCGCCTCCCCGTCCCGGGCGATCTTGAGCGGGAGCAGCACGTTCTCCTCCACCGTGAGGTCGTCGATGAGGTTGTGGTGCTGGAAGACGTGCCCTATGCTCGTCAGCCTGAGCCTGGCCAGCTGCCTCGGGGAGAGCTCGGACGTGTCCTTGCCGGCGACGATGACCTTCCCGCTCGAGGGGACGTCTATGCACCCCACGAGGTTCAGGAGGGTCGTCTTCCCGCTGCCGTTCCTGCCCCAGAGGAGGACCATCTCGCCCTGCGCCACTTTGATGTCGACGTCCTTGACGACGTCCCTGACGCCGTCGTAGCTCTTGGAGACCTGCTCCACAACAACAGGGAATTCCATCGTTTCCACCGATATTTCTTTAAATTGGCAGGTGATTGACGTGTCATTCATCCAGATGGTATTAAATGTTTCCCGGAGGCCAGGATGAGGGATGTATTTCTGAAGATGGCCACGAGGACTAACTGGAGGACCCTCGTTACCGTTGTCGGAATAGCAGCGTGCGTGATGTACATGGCGGGAACGACCGCCATGGTGGAGGGGCTCGACTCGGGGACGGACGCTCTGGCGGCCAGGGTGCAGGAGGGCCCGTACATCGCGCTCGAAGGCTCGAACCTGGCGGACAGCACGGTGCCGATGAGCGTCCTGGACCTGATCGAGGGGAACCGCACGCTCTGCTGGGCCTCCTGGGTCGACGTTGAGATTCAATCCGTTCACGTAGGCAGCACGTACGCGATCGCGTGCAACGACACGAGCGGGATGGTCGTCCCGGACCTCGCCCCCCTGAGCGGGTCCTCGCTGTGGATGGGAACCCGCCTGAAGGACGACGCGGAGAGGATGAACATCACCCTCTCGAGCGGCACCGAGGTCGTCCTGGACACCGCGCAAGGGAACGTGACCCTCGAGTACGAGAGGACGCTCAACTACGGCGCGTTCTTCTCCACCGACTGGGTACTGGTGTCGGAGGACGTCCCCCCGCCGATCGCGCCGAGCGTGGATTCCGTCTCGTTCATACTCATACCGAAGGAGAGCACCGAGGACCTGGAGAGGCTGCGGGAGGAGGGGCTCATGCTCATACCGATGACGGGAACGATCGCCTTCTTCAAGGGAGGGATCGAGCAGGTGCAGTCGAGCCTGTACGTCGTGTCGCTGTCGACGTCGGTCGTGATAGCCGTCCTGGTCGCGAGCCTGATGAGCGTCGAGGTCCACTACAGGAGGAACGACATCGAGGTCCTCAGGCAGATAGGCGGAAGCCCCTCGCTGATAGCGGGGATATTCACCCTGCAGACGCTCTACGTGTCCGTCTTTGGCGGGCTTTTGGGAGTCACGCTGGGATACGTGGTCACCAACTTCATCACCTCTTTCGCGCCCCTGATGGGGTACGCGAGCTTCGTCGTCCCGCAGGCCACCCTGAGCTCGACGTTGCTGCCCTTCATCCTCGCACTGGTGTTCGGGATCATTGGCGGGCTGCCTGTGGCAATTCTTGCATCGAGAAAGCTGAAGAAGGAGGGACCGCCACGCTGATCAGGAAGAGGACCGCCGTAGGGCTGGTGCTCTGCATCGCCCTCCTCAGCGGCTCGATCCCGCTGCTCCTCGCGATAGGCTCACTGCCGCAGGAGCAGTTCTACGGCGAGAACGTGTACGTCGTGTCCCAGATAACCAACGACGAGCCGCTGCCGCCCGAGCTCCTTGAGGACCTCAGGGACCAGACGTGGATCGACGCCATCAGCCCGGAGACGTATGCCTTCTGCGTGGTGAAGGGCGAGCCCGTGGTCGTGAGGGGCATCGACAGCGAGGGCTTCATCGCGATCGACCGGGGCGAGGTCACGTCAGGCTCGGCGGACGGCGTGTTCCTTCTGGCGGGCGAGCGCCTCAGCTCGAGACTTGACATCAACCTGGGCGACAGGATCATACTCACCGGATCGACGCACCCCTACCTGGAGGAGATGGAGGTCACGGGAATCTACGAGAGCGGCGGCCCGCCGAACGACGAGATACTCATCCCGCTGAACCGCTCGTGGGGCATATCCCCCGTGGGAAAGGACGGCCTGCTCGCCATCAGGGTGAGGACGGACGAGTATGACACCCTGAAGGATCACCTGAACGGGACCGGTGTCCCCCTCGTCCTCGGGGACGGGACGAAGAGCGTCGTGCTGAACAGCGACGAGAGGTTCGACGCGAGGCTGGCCACCCTCCTGTTCCAGCATCCCGAGCTGGGCGGTGAGAGGGGCGTGGCGCACACGAGCGTCTTCGTCCAGCAGGCGGGAAGCAGCGTCCAGATCGTCGTCTGGGGATTCCTCGTCCTCAACAGCGCCCTCATCACATTCGGGATCGTCGCCGTGCTGGCCAAGGCCGTGGTCGAGAAGAGAAGGGACTTCGGCGTGCTCTCGGCGATCGGTGCGAACCGAGCGCAAATGGCCAGGATGCTCCTGCGGGACCTGGTCATCCTCTCCGTGCCGGCGGTCCTGGCGGGGATCCTCCTCGGGTATCTCCTCGCGACCGCCCTCGGTGCAGGGGACGTCATAATCCTCTTCGGCCATTCCATCCAGCCCTCGTACGATCTCGTGCTTCTTGTCCAGCTCGCGGCTGCGGGACTCGTCCTGTCGATCGTCCTGGGCACGGTGATCTACCACCTGATAAGCGGCGAGAGGCCCGTGGAGATGATGCGCGGCGTCGCTGCGAGAGAGGAGAGGAAGACGCTGGAGGAGGTGCTCTCGGATTGAGGAGACACGCCCTTCCCATCATGCTCATCTTCTTCGTGGCGCTCACCATCAGGCTGGTCCCGCTCCTCTTCTCCCCGCTGCCGTACAACATTGACGGCTTCCCGCAGGCGAGGATAGCCGAGGACATCATGGACACGGGGAGGTGGTACGACGGCGGCCCGCTCGTGGAGCTGGAGTACAACGAGAAGCTACCCATCCTGCCGCTGTACTTCGCCATCAGCTCCCTCGCGGCGGGAGAGGAGCCCCTCTACTTCATCCAGATAGCGATGGTCCTGCTCACGTCCCTCTCAGCAGTGTTCGTGTACATCCTGGCGTTCAAGATCACGGACTCCAGGGTCGCGGCCATCTTCGCGGGGCTGTTCATGGCGCTCTGCGGCACGTATGTCTTCCTGACGGCATCGATAATGAAGCAGAACATAGGCCTGGTCCTCCTGCCGATAGTGCTCTACCTGTACCACGAGAGGCACAATCCCAAGTACAGGGCGCTGGCGGCGTTCCTGCTCCTCTTCATGGGCCTGGCGCACCACCTGGCGACGCTCATCGCCTTCGGGATGATTACGTACATGATGGCGGCCCAGAACGTGGAGAGCCTGAGGAGGGGAGAGTGGAGGTGGAGGTCCTTCCTGCTGGACGTGCTCCTCGGGCCCGCTCTGATCCTCGCGATCGTTGCGTACTACCTCGCGGTCGAGATGCCCTTCTTCATGGATGCCATGGACGTGAACACGATCTTCCTCTTCATGTCCGTGTACTTCCTCGTAGCGCTGCTGGCGGTCCACCTGTCATCTCCCAAGACGCTGAAACCTTGGTTCACGAACACCAAGAGGTCGCTCCCCAAGTACATCGACCAGAAGGTGCTGTTCATCCTCGGCGCCGCATCCCTGCTCGTTCTGAACCACTACACGAACGTCTTCACTGGCACGATAAGGACGAAGGGCGACTTCCTCATCATCGCGGCCCCTTCCATCGCGCTCCTGTTCGTTGCGCTCGTGGGCTTCAATGTGATGCGGAACTCGGAAACGCGGTTCAGACCTCTCATCACAGCGGCCTTCATGGCCCCGATCGCGGTGATGCTGTTCTCCTTCCTCTGGGGGCTGAACCCCGAGTCGTTCGTCGTCCTCTACAGGACCTATGACTACATGGACGTCGCTTTGGCCGTCTCGATAGGCATCGCCTTTGCGGTGGCGCTAAAGAAGTCCAGGTCCCCCGCCAGAAAGGCCGTGCTTGCCGCCTCCTTCCTGGGGCTCATCCTTCTGACAACGCCGCTCGCGTACGGGAGCGAGGATTTCTACGATGTGCAGAACACGACCTATCCCGCGGAGTTCAGTGCGATGGAGCACATGAATGCGCTCAACATAAGCAATCTAGGATCGGACCAGAGGCTCCACGACACGTACAGATACTACTTCGGCGAGGACGAGGGCGATGGACTCCTCCCGTTCCGTATGGCGACAGGCAGTGACATCACCATGTACGACTACCTCCTCCTCGAGTCGAAATGGACGACGAAGGGCGCCCAGGAGCACCCGCTACCGAGCGTGGTCATTGAGGACAGCATCTTCAAAAGAACGGTGGCGGAGGCCGACCTCATCTACAATTCGGGGCCGGGAGAGACCGAGATATTCATCGTGGCCAACTAGAGCCGTGAGACCATTCTGCCCACGTCATACCGCTTCGGAGAGGCCCAGAACCTGCGGTCCTTGAACTCGAGAACGTAGTACCCCGGGTCGTGATTGACCTCTCTCATCTTCGTGCACCTGAGGACCCTCGAGAGGTTCAGCTCCGCGGACGTCTCCATGAGCAGGTGGAGGATGCCGTCGGCCATGAAGTCGCTCTCGCGCACGATCTTCTCGTCCGGGGGGTTCTCGGATATTATGAACGTCGTGGTCCCCAGATCGTGAAGCCACCTGAAGAGTCTGAAGAGGCCGTACCTGCTGTTCCTGATGCCGCACACGATCTCGACAAGGGGCAGGGAGTCTATGACCAGGAGATCGTAGTCGATCACCTTCTTCTGGGTCTCCAGTATGTTCCTGAACTTCTTGAACCAGGGGGATTCCCTTCTCCCGTCCTCGCCAGAGTCGCCCATCCAGTCCTCCTCACCCTGGCGGAATACGGAGAGATCGAGGATCTCGACGCCGAACTCCCTGCCGACGAACATCCCCAGCTTCTGCATCTGCCTGATCAGGCTCTCCCTTGTCTGCTCCAGGGTGACGTACAGACCGCTTGCCAGGTCCTCCCTCGCGTTGTTGTAGAGGATGCTGAACGCCAGCGTGGATTTCATCGTCCCGGGCGCACCGGAGACCAGGACTATGTGACCCTGTGGGATCCCATCACCGAGATGGCTGTCAAAGCCCTCGATGTAGGTGCTGTAAGCCTTCTCCATCTTCTCAGGGCTGGGCTGAGCTTCTGAGATAGACATCGCCTATCGATTCTGGAAAGCGATTATAAGCTGTTTGCCGTGATTATCAGTGTTGATAGCGGACTAGCTGGCCAGCCTGTGCATCCTCGTCAGGTCGTCCTCGAAGGGCTTCAGCTCGCCTGGAATCGAAACCCCGGATATATCCTCGCGCAGGCTGAGCCCGCTCTCCTTCTTCAGCTTCCAGACCTCGGAGTTGAAG is part of the Candidatus Thermoplasmatota archaeon genome and harbors:
- a CDS encoding oligosaccharide flippase family protein translates to MAFVGEYIRRLPEFLRTPLYKNAIFLMANTVAASGLGFVFWIVVARYYEPFQAGLAVVTLQAIVFLAMLSKLGFDVGLIRFLPNAGKNSKDLINTCFTISGGMVILVSIVFLAGLDIWAEKLTFIRENPVFLVAFVLFSVVFVLFPLMNQVFVARRKAEYVFIGSLISGSRIAFPAVFFLLFGLGAFGIFASMSVAFLLTVLFGLFVLMPRVNPGYRPVPTVKKSAIGKMVRYSAGNYVAEIFGGMPAFLLPLVILNFFGPQGLEVAGENVAYYYFALMISGLIFAIAYAVTLSLFAEGSHFERELKSNVRKALKFVFILLIPAVVIVLLLGEYLLLLFGKEYSAGGLLLLQVFALSSVFITFNSIFMATRRVLKRLRPIIAIPMFNAFVIVGLAYVFLDVFGLIGVALAWMLSQGLVSLGIGVYVLTGYILERRSQA
- the wecB gene encoding UDP-N-acetylglucosamine 2-epimerase (non-hydrolyzing), which codes for MISLVVGTRPEIIKMGPIVLELKRRQMDFDIIHTAQHYDRELSGVFFNDLGLPDPDRTLDVGSGSQAVQTGEALVKLERTFGETEPDVVLVEGDTNSVLAGALAAAKMGIDVGHVEAGLRSHDLRMPEEHNRKLTDHLSSFLFAPTTAAEENLKKENVWGRIWVTGNTVIDACMTFMEVAAEKSDILDKIGFERFCLATAHRKENVDDRDVLSEFVETFLGSPVPVVYPIHPRTVKMLKEFGLYDGLSRSENVQLLPPVGYLDFLLLMRGCEFILTDSGGIQEEATSPNIRKKVFVLRTSTERPEAVEAGYCEVVGTDSKRALAAINAYTEKGESPTSPSPYGDGTASARIVDALGNS
- a CDS encoding metal-dependent hydrolase: MFPLGHVGIALGVAFALVRILKKSPDPKTFVIIVGVAAVLPDLIDKPIGLLYGFQGGGRLFAHTLLFSVIVMAVSLVAWRWATRRELATSFLPLLFTLAVWIHLLLDLMWEDPEILLWPAYGLGFPTGEFSWGHLTASPYAMAGEVVGAIILVYLALLLFLGRFNVEGPEGGT
- a CDS encoding ABC transporter ATP-binding protein, which encodes MEFPVVVEQVSKSYDGVRDVVKDVDIKVAQGEMVLLWGRNGSGKTTLLNLVGCIDVPSSGKVIVAGKDTSELSPRQLARLRLTSIGHVFQHHNLIDDLTVEENVLLPLKIARDGEADAKAKSLLAAFELDTLAKKRPGEISGGESQKVAIARALANDPAILLADEPTASLDSKSCEMVLDAFRRIREGFDATVIVASHDPLLYDHIEKKFFLFDGRLKTGPDDGA
- a CDS encoding ABC transporter permease — its product is MRDVFLKMATRTNWRTLVTVVGIAACVMYMAGTTAMVEGLDSGTDALAARVQEGPYIALEGSNLADSTVPMSVLDLIEGNRTLCWASWVDVEIQSVHVGSTYAIACNDTSGMVVPDLAPLSGSSLWMGTRLKDDAERMNITLSSGTEVVLDTAQGNVTLEYERTLNYGAFFSTDWVLVSEDVPPPIAPSVDSVSFILIPKESTEDLERLREEGLMLIPMTGTIAFFKGGIEQVQSSLYVVSLSTSVVIAVLVASLMSVEVHYRRNDIEVLRQIGGSPSLIAGIFTLQTLYVSVFGGLLGVTLGYVVTNFITSFAPLMGYASFVVPQATLSSTLLPFILALVFGIIGGLPVAILASRKLKKEGPPR
- a CDS encoding FtsX-like permease family protein, encoding MLCIALLSGSIPLLLAIGSLPQEQFYGENVYVVSQITNDEPLPPELLEDLRDQTWIDAISPETYAFCVVKGEPVVVRGIDSEGFIAIDRGEVTSGSADGVFLLAGERLSSRLDINLGDRIILTGSTHPYLEEMEVTGIYESGGPPNDEILIPLNRSWGISPVGKDGLLAIRVRTDEYDTLKDHLNGTGVPLVLGDGTKSVVLNSDERFDARLATLLFQHPELGGERGVAHTSVFVQQAGSSVQIVVWGFLVLNSALITFGIVAVLAKAVVEKRRDFGVLSAIGANRAQMARMLLRDLVILSVPAVLAGILLGYLLATALGAGDVIILFGHSIQPSYDLVLLVQLAAAGLVLSIVLGTVIYHLISGERPVEMMRGVAAREERKTLEEVLSD